CTGTCCCATATCCCGGAAAGGTGTTAGCCACTGTCTCGCATTCACAAGGTATTATCTATACCTCTGTTCGTATCCATTTATCTAATAAATAAGGTCACACTTTCTGCTTTACAGATCTCCAAGTTATTAATGTTAAAACTTGGAGAGtcttttttcttctatttcaaACAATTACTTGTCggtaaagaaacaaataaagtaTTATCCATATTTAAACAATGAATGAACTTTACCTGAGAGGGTTTTTGTACAACGATATTGCACAGCTACCGACTTAAAgaggatttaatttttttcctagagtaaattgaaaaatgtaactttgcataaattGTTTTCCTTCCTTAGTAACAATTTATGGCATTTAAAGATACTTACTAATACATACACACTCGTTCGTAAGACAGTCCATtgcgcaaaaattaaatttcagtagCAAATTTAATATACTCACAGCGACACGCTTGTGGGATGCATGAACACAAATATTTCAGAAGATGAAATAAGCGACACACATTTATTACACCAAGTGCTCTGGGCGATGCAATGAAAAGACTCGCAAAAACCTATAAAACAAAGGGAATAATTTTGGgcggaaaatgtgaaaaaggaCGAAACGTTGAATAAACACAGAATTAATGGCTCGAACTGTAACAAATgcatgtgtgagtatgtgttgCGGGTGGTGGGGTGTGTGTTAATACGTTACcataatataacaagtaaggaagggctatgttcgggtgtaaccgaacattttatactctcacaattcatttatttacttttattagtataacacacattttgacacccatattcggcatatgtaaatatctgagagatttttctatattttcggtaaaaaatttattcgaagctgtgaggtcctcatgttcaatataggagccttgaaaacatatggtcagATTTACAACACGATTCCATACAATAAATGATGTATTTGTTCAAAGTTCTGTtctaatatcttcactagtacttactttaaattgtaaagtaaatgatcaaattgtaaagtaaacgattcagatcgacttcaatcTACATTGCCAAATTGTTCATGACAAACCAGATATTACATTAGGAAGATCAGCTTATAAACGGACttgcattgaaaattattactgctgggttatttatatacatatatacatatcaacaTGTACAGGAGATCTATTTACATATAacattatgaatttttatacaaacTCTCTTATAAGCACTTTCAGAGAGCAGTGGGGAGACAGTTGTGAGTAAATGTTGGAAGGTAGAACCGAGTGTGAGAGccatgaaacaaaaaataagcatCTTGACTAAATTAATTACCAAAAGATAACAACTAGTATGTAGTACACGCTTTAAGCTAAATTGAAAAGGGATGAacttaaatgtatatacatataaaaaacaacaaataaacggtTTGTgagttttaatttgattttctaCACTTTAATTTAAGAGAAATGGGTCAAAAGAAAGAACTCTCTATATGTTAATAtgctaattttcaaatatatatgtacacaagtGTTTTTTTCGTAGTACATTGAAACATTGAAAGCCCAAATTTACATATTACTTAGAGGAATATGCATTGCACCTGTATGTGTATGTCTCTCggatttttgttatttacgcATCGTCTCGTTTTACTTCCGGTACGAATTCGCCTCTTTCGTTTTCGTGTActtgcttatatatttatatacgtagTACATATATAACCGCATACCAATTTATGTAGTATGTATTATGTAAATACctgcaaaaatatgaaatggtaGAAAAATAGGTTAAGGcagctttaatatttaattgtattctctttaaataaaaatatagattttcaagaattttccttataaaaaaaatagtatacttatatataaccgATATAATTGATGATAGCTTAAAATGGGGAGAAGTGGTTCTTCAGTATGAAAATTTTGATACTGTCAGCATATAAGGACGTTCAGTTACTGTTTTAGATAAAATTGATACCTTACATATTTTTGTGTGAATTAATTTATCCCAGATATAAAATAATTGCTTAGTTTCAATAAGATTTATCTCAATATCctacaaatactatattaaatTACATTGATGAAAATTACTTTATTCATTACACTGTCCAACACTCGACCGGGTATTGGgccaaacaatatttttttcctggAGATTTTGTCATtagtaaaaaattgtattctcctatttagcctccaaaatcgaaatatttggattcaactttttaaaaatattgtaattaattacaggatatagctactaaaaaatccaatttatagataaaatctaaattttcttcttagTTCAATGGTGTGTAATTGAATCAAGTCatgcttatatgacagatgtttTAAAGGCTAAAGTTGGAAAAGACGgagcaaatactttttttacttatgactcgatcgctaagaaaatttttatttggtccaatacccagaagaaaaagatttcccgTGTCCCGTATAGGGTAATGCTAAGCTATATTTTGATTACTTTCCAAACATTTATTCTTTTATTGGAAGATCTAATAGATGATGGAATATCGCTTGATGAAATTTaggtatattaatttttgctccattttttggaaaaatcaattatttatatattctattaAGCAGAAGATAGTTAGCTCTCTATTTGAGATCCTACTGAACTAACCATTACACAAATAAAACTCTTAAATTCTGGacagagagtataaaaaacatagaaaaaggaaaaatagtaattatataaaaaaatttaagctatCGATAGGGATAAATGGGAACATACATCTTTGTGGTCACGAAATCTGTAACAATACCCCTGCGCAGAAAAgtatttccataaaaaatatgtgtaaatacttCTCAGTTGGTTAAATCGAGTTCAGAAAAAAATGCACCAGATCCCAAACTAATTGTtggaattaattaaaacatggtttaatatcgacaaaaagaTTTAGTAATATATGTCGTAAtttcaaataacaaaataaccAACAAATAATCTAACGTATTAAATGTATCGATATTCTTTTTAAACATGTGCCCATTGAATGTTTTAtctaaatattaaatgtattttgtaGCCTTCTTCATACACATCGGTGCACATTTCTCAAAACTTTGAAAAAGGCAATAATTTAGCTTAAAACCATTCTATGACATGCAGTACGTGTGTGTTTTGGAATTGAAGTATTTCCTATTTCCAACACTAACGGAAATTTCATTATGGGAAGCAAATTGCAAAACATTTTCTTGGTGCATTCATGCAGGTGACATTTAAACTGAACAAAAAGGAAACAAATATGACCAAGCTGCATTTCCTTTCGTtgcatttttaatagaaaattgctaaaaaaaggcaataacaaaataaaccaaaaacaaatacaaatattgtcaTTGAATACAGGTTGGCTTTACTCTATTGGTATTtcgattaaattttgaaaattcgattTTGGCCTTGATAAAAATCGAAATACATTTACACAGAGAAGATTTCAAAGCTCTGCTATTGGCTTTGCAActgaaataaatattcgtttgggGAATCTGTGCGGCTGCAGTTTtacagattttatttattttgagttagatctagtttaaatttaaaaaagtttcctTTCTCCTATttgatttatatgtatacatatttatgtatgtgtgtggtgtattatgtaatgaaatatgtagttttATATAGAAATGCCAAAGCCTATGCCCATACACGTCGTTTCCAATCAGAAGTTGTTACAActctatgaaatatttatgaacgtGTGGCGCACACTTGCGCATGAGTGCGAACGCGCCACGCTGCTGCTGAAGTTTTTAGAGCGGAAATCGATTGCATAATTTTCAGCTGAACGCGCTTACAAATTCCAGGCAATGAAAAAGTGGTTTTAGTTCTCGAGTCGGTGTTTTATTGCTTTAAACtgcaagtattatttttaagtggctacAGCTTAGCTTTGTGCGttgctttgacatttctcttttgAGCTTTTATAAAGACTTATTCTCAAAAGGAAAATTATTGCTATACATAGAGTACTAGGAACATAATATTGAGCGTTTCTCTCAAAATATTcggaatatagaaaatatactgTCCAAAGAAAGTCCAGAAAAGTTCAGAATTTTGTTTGCTATTTATTAAACCCCGATTCTGAAACCTTAACTAACGAGTTCCGTACTTGCCTTCTTCTCCTCTTTCCAGCTTCCACACATGCAACGTCGCCGATTGGGTTCCGTCGGAGATTCGGCGCCCCCGTCCGAGTCCTCCGAGGGCACAAATTCATCCGAACAGCACGAGCTGATGATCAATCCCGATTGGTCggcacactcacacacttcTTcggtgcacacaaacacacacaccactGCAGCGacgaacaacaccaacacaacaAGTAATCACAACAACACATATTTCGTTGGCTCCGATGTGGACGCCGACACGCTAAGCATCGACACAACAAGCAATTCAAATCTCTCCGACTATGAACGCGGTCAAGTGGAGAGCTTTTTCGGCGGTTTAGGCACCGAAATTTATGTCTGCTCGTCGTTGGCCAATCTGTATGAAGGCACCGGTAAAGAGGGTGACTGGCGTCTCGTCTTCACCGGCATACCAGTCGTTCTACATGATCGAGGGAGCTCACGCGCACGATCCATTCCGCGCGTGACGCTGGTGTTGGCTGAACGCGGCTCCTCGTTTGCACTCTGGTCAGATCGCATTGATAACTTGTCCAATTATCGTTTCGCCGGTCCATCCTTCCACACGATGTGCCTCTCAACGAACCATCAGCAGCTGATTGGCTTCAGTTTCGATTCAACCGAATCGGCTTGCGAACTCTATCAACACATTGAGAAGCTGGTGAGTGATCCGGAAAATATAGCGCTCTCAATGCCgggcaagaagaagaagctaaaACAAAAGCGTGTCAAGCCGGCTCCCCTGCCGCCCAAATCTCAGATCTCGCAGCCATGCCAATTTCAGCATGTCACGAGCGTTACAAAAGACGATACGGATCGGTACTACAGTATGCAAGCGTTCGCGCCGCCGTCCTTGAAGCACCGTTGAGAGTAAGTGAAATTAAGTGGAATAGGGATAGCGAACAGCGAAGTAGCCATAAACTTACATGCgtaagtgtgtttgtatgtatatactatatataaattacataaattagtGGTAAAGCACCGCGTGGAACGGTCCATAGAAAGGTAACGACGTCAATTCGTCAGcttatagcctagacagacggcagagttaacccCTATTAACTGCGTTATTAATAAGTTCCAAatttgtaggtgacagacggcagcaaagcgagtaaTAAACTCCCATAAATAGCTGATTGGCAATGATGATTTTCAGttcggtaaaataaaattggatagaaggcaaatattgcggttgttagccgcacaattagtaaaacatcaattaaattgaaattaaatgattattaaaataaatatacataaatacgttattattggAACTTCCACTTTAGAAAAATttagctatttcattgcatgcatcagttttgcttattttcattcacaataggttaaaagcggccatgtttaacaatgttgctgcGAAAATGTCACTAACTCCCACTAACACTCTAAAATGTTGAGGGTTAAATGgaagttagcaaacggagttaactgagataacgcCGATTAAGTTAAACCCGATTAAGTTAATCCGGATTAAGTTAatccgccgtctgtcaggggtattagtCTTAAGTAAACTTTTAACAAtccaactttttttattaataaatagaaaataaacgaTGTTAGCGTAAAATTGTTTCAAACTGTTTGAAAGTAGCCAAAATCAATAAGCCGACCTTTGTATCTTTCTACGCGCCTACAAGCCAGACATTTctgtgtaataaataaataaataactaaataaataaatgaataaatatttaatatttacgtgTGTATATGTTAGATTGAATTTGCGTGTTGCATATGCATGTTTATCTGTGATATAGGCAAAAATCCATTTTATATATGCTAcgcgagaaaaaaaaaacaaataaagaaaatagattTTGTTTAAGAATTTCTTACCACTAAAATCCAGAAAATACAAACagtaaattaaatatacttACGAGTAGATACTAAGTGAACGAGCTATTGAGGTGCCGAGAAAATCCGCGAAAAGTCCATAATTATTAAGCTAAGACATAAACACGTTAAAGTTATAAAACAATTAGTCACCGTTATCAAACGTTTTATATATAAGAGCTAagtcaaatgaaaaaaattttaaaattaaagaaatatgtatgtaatcattcattttttagtaactttaaattttttgttcaatttcaatttactaCACGTCGATTATTTCAAGTAAATTTCTAGGTTTTATGATAAAGATACTGAGAGTAAACAACACCCAACACTGTAATAAAGTAGTAATGAAGGATCTAACCTCTAAAGGGAATAtaggtatttttaatttatctcaAAAGTAGCAATTATGTATAGGTTAAAATCAAATCAGATCTTGCAAACTTTGAATTGTTTTATagtcaaaaaatagtttttaaaatttcaaagtatAACACTAACCAGctctttgaattgaattttcgaaaaattcagtATGAAAAGAGTATATTTCAAACGGTTTGTTCTATTGACAAAAATGCGACGTTTCGGAAAGAAAGAGATGTTTAAGCCACGCTTCAATAATAAGAGATTTTATTGAAGTTCGTGGACAATTTGTTAAGATTTTCAGTGTCATTTTTTCACATGAATGTGATTATTGCGATGAATTCCAATTTCAgcaaaatgtttgattttattttactcaAATCTCTCATAATTCGCATTGGCTCCTGATGATGGGCAATATTTCATTAccgatgatttttttattttgaattacgaTCGCAATGTCAGTTCAATAATTTGAGGTAATTACGAAAGCGGTTAAAAGTAcctacaattaatttaattcataaaatttattaattaattgtgattacaaaagcaggcaaattttggatattattaaaataaataaatatgaaaatctgatgaattttaaaaattaatgtggattacaaattttcataaatttaaataaataacagtcAAGATCTAATCAAgaaaaatgcaatattatttggttagaaattttaaatttcaaaatatgatttatatatacacagcaTATATGTTATACCTTACCACAAATGATAGGTAATTCATCTAAGATTTTAGTTTCAttcatttatgaatatttagttGAGAATGAAACTATTGAAACAAAACGGATATCGGaatctttattattattctaaacaaaattaaaatgctaGTTGGCATGAAGATCCGAACCTCTTTAAATGTTACTGTCGTACGCTTGGTTTTGAAAAtaacatcaacaaaaaaatcaattaatatacACATACTTAAGCTAATTGAAAGAATTTACGAAGTGATAATTCACAGCAATCAAGAAAATCAAGCGATGAATGAAGTTGCTGTGccttcattttcatatttcagcatttatttagataaatagaataataattttaattaatttcagaccttttaaaattgtcaaatatgtatattatatgaaaatatattaaatatatatattattaatatttacaaaaaaatagttttaaaaccGATGTATGATATAGTTCGATATGAGTCACTTTATGATAAATGGAATTTCTAAGATAATTACAAGTTAATTTTTCTCTCGTATTACGGCAAgcgaatgaaaaatttgaaatttttcgttATCAGGGGTTTTGAAATTAacgtaatttatataaaatatatgatttaaatactattttccaATAACTAGCAAACAATAAAATCGTCctctcaatataacaatagcgtatgtgctcatacgccattatttttttattgcatatttagaatcttcatcattgattctatgtcttttcaaaatttcgtcaaattctacttccacaaagtgggtcaaaatgtcattggcaaaaatggtgtataatttcatgttcaaaaatttccttcatttctgatttgacaaaaactttaaactcgattttctcaaaaccaaaaaaaaaaaattatacgctattgttatattgaggggacgaaataatacaagaaaatgttttgttttagttttataaaaaatcaaattataataGAATATAATAGAATATAATACCTAGTTCACACATTGTTATTCAATATAAACACGAGTTACCATAACTTGagctacaaaaattattattgttttttattagtaaacataaatatataattagttcacatgtaaaaaatatttgatttaataatcACAAAATATATCTCAATATGTCatgacataaaaatataaagaaagtaatattatttgtattcacaatattttaatttatactcgTACTTGTATTATTATGGGGCACTACGGTTGACACAATAATTAAGTTATTTAACCTTAAACACTTAGAAATTAACAagcaaaatgcgaaaaaaaccatgtatgtatgtaatatgctAATGAAATCACAAGCGTTTTTATTACTTTACGTgtaaaacatacaaattaagtaaattagccgaaatgtttaaaaagtgcacacacacacacacacacgaaaaaTGCGagcaatatgtgtgtgtgtatgttcgtAGTTTTTAGTACAAATGGTATGATGACAAGACCCTAACTGACATTGCCGGCGAATTGCCGTAATTGTTGAATAAAAGTGACAATTACATTTATCTTGAAAGCGATCGGTCATTGAGGCCATCGGCTGTTTGAACTTGTAATataaaacaatcaaaataaaGGCAAAACTcagcaaatgtacatacataaatcagTTGGCAATTGTCTTGTGGGAAAACCTTAGTTGTACAAGTATGTAGCTTTTATCATGCCTATacacatacgtatatgtatgtatgtatatttattatcgcAAACTTATTCaatgtcaaattaaataaatatttgtaagtgaAATTGAAGCGGGTTGGGCGATTGCAACAATTGGCTGCGTCTTCTAGAATATCTtgttgaaatgtcaaagcaattGGTATGCCGCTCAGGACATGCAGAATACATTAATACCTTtatgtattataataaatattaaataatcgcTGTCATGTTTTAAGTGCGACATGTATCAttgcaatgaaataaatatatacataatacaaTTATCTATTCCGAATCTTAAATATGAGTTTTCATTACATTAAGTTTAACTTAGCATATTTTGGAATACCGTGACATGGAAGGTAAGTTTATAGTCTAACAAGTAAGTAGTAGTATACTAAAGCCATGATGCCGATTGTAAGTGTGAAGATAAAGCTCATCAATCTTTCATAATGAATCAATCTTTCGATGAGAAGAGTTTTCACCAAAAAGGTGCTAagctttaaattgtttttctgcAGAGAGACGATGTCCGATTTCTATAGaagataatatatattattaagtaacatacaattaaataatattatttaggaAAATAAACTGAAGCTAACTCTATACAATACTCGAGATATTTatgaaacaaatatgtatggCCTAATGCTGATAGAAATATTCTCACATAGTTATATTGCGAAGTGCTACCTCTGTCAGGGAGATAAGCATTCACTCGCAGAACGGCAATCCTTCCCATGTGTTCGGTGACTGTTTGTTCAAAGCTAGTCAAGGAATGCTTGGCCTCACTATAAATAGCTTCTAGCTACTTTAGTATTGAGAATTCAAGCAACTTTCTGCgccattattcttttttttttgctagacTACGGCTAAAACATCTTGACATGACGAACTTCGGAGTATCATTTGAGCAGTCCCGAATACAAATTATTAGCCTTAACAAATTCGTAAAAAGCTCACAGGAGCTTTGTCGTCACTTGAGAATCTCGGACATCCATTCTGTGGCGTTTTCGGCATCACAACGGACTGTAGACTGTATCTGTCAAAGTGGGATCACCTGAGACACAAACATCCGTCTTTTAACCTAACCCAACCAAACCTATTCTATTCAGAGATATGTGAGAGATAAAACGTAATATAGGGTATCTAAGAGAAAAGTCAACCAGAAATTCAATATAATGGGATATGAGGACTAGAGCGATATATATGTAAACTCAACATACcgcataatattataataatgtgGTTAAGAACTGATTTCGTCTATTTGTATACTGTAACATTGGGATGTCAAGAAAGTGTCAGAATTTTCGTCGACCTTGGGTAAGTAGTTTCTGCGATATGAGTTTTGACCCAGAAGTGCGCGGTCTCACGTCCATTGTCcatttttataccaatctgaGTAGTCTTCTGTACCATATttcctgtaaaatttagtgaccCTATAtttagttagtgagttaatgcatCTCTTTCTCATTGTGACGAGAAGCAAACTTTTCGGCAAGTATAAGCATCTGGGCACTTTATTTAGATAGATATGTATTGTTCcagattaataaatttaatagattttttttagatCGCATGCATGGTATGCATTATCATTTgcctaatataaaatattattacaaaattaatttatattgaaataattaaattttagttatagttatagttatttgaattattattgaattatattattatacaacTAACAGCTAATCAAATTtaatagcaaattaaattttatttagactAATACGTTTAATCAGAAGCAATTTGTTGGAATAATATATCAAGTCAGTGATCCAATAATTAAAGCCATAGAAATTATCTTTTATTGCATCtaagttcaaaaattatatacatgtgCATTATGTATGCGGTTCTTgtgcaaatgaataaatttctttgtagCTGAATATATCACTGTTCTTTGCATCATAGTTATTGtgcatttaaatacatattgtgcatacatatgtacatatatacatacaagccTGCATCTTCAAATTAGTTTTATAGCTAGAATGAgcggaaataaattaatttacttcCCATTCAACGAACGCACGAAACTCATCAATCAATTAAAGGAATAATAACTTTATattcatatgcacatacatatatacaatccaTTTAAAcataaagtatttgtgcaacaAAAGAAGCCATAAATGACGCCAGCTTTGAAATgcgtaaaattatttgttagctATTACTTAAACCAATCGAGAAGAAATGTCATTATtcactgtattttttatttttcctttaattACCAAAATTCAAAGTTGATAGCtgttgcatatgtatatattgttaggcgcttttgaaagcaaatgaaaCTTAAGCATATGATCTCACTTTGGATGCCGAAAGACTACAATTAATGAGCGGGTCAAAGTTCGCACCAACGCGTCATTTTTGAGAGGGTGACAATAAATTAGAGACCAAGCCGGGAGTATAGGCTTGGTCACGATTCGTTGACAATATTAATTGGTTTATAAAAGCTAAATATCCCTGAGTTTTCAAAAGTAATTTCGGTAcaatatattgatattttaagaccaattaatagtacaaacaatttctatttttctacTCCATGGAATATTTCTGGAAAATCGTTACCCTCTAATCATTCAAataagcatttatttatttgaaaatttaaaagttaaacaaatagATAATTTGAATAGATATGAGCAGTTATTACGGGTAACTTTTACTTCGAAGCACTCGTTTTCATTCAGTAAAGCACTGATATCGAGATATAAGAGAGCGTGAAAAGTTAGTAGAATTTTCATGAGAAGTATCAAGATGTGAACCCATCTGTTTTGTAGTTACCCAGTAGTTCGGCTGGTGTCAAGCGATTACTAGAGCGCTAAATCTACTagcgatttcatgcattactaGTAATTAGTCTTTTCGCTAATGATTTGTAATGCAACGAGGCATTACACGAAAAATAAATTGGCAAAACCCACCCCTAAAAACAGTACcttgttttttcatttcgcgctctctctctcgTCTCTTTTGTCACACAATTTTTTAAGAGAAAGATGTGTAATTTGCGTACGGAAAATTgtagaatatttttacatatagtgaaaaagtattgtgcaaaaaagtgaaaattaattcaataagtgaataaatataataataaaataagaataagaacgCAACACAAGAAGGAGGCAAAAACAACCACGGACGGAGGCGCCAACACCGGatcatcacaaacaacaacaaaatcaccgcAGATCACCCAAACTCTACAACCCATAGAACCATCGCGGGATTATCCACCCATAGATCAggttatatacttaatataattgaaaacttattattacaacattattatactaaaatctaataatattttttattttgtacactcatgtatgtgtattaaataataaataaaaattaattaaaataactaataataaaaaagtaatattaataaagaaaataaataattagtaaataagaataagataatttttaagGACAAAAAAGGGAGGGGATAGAATATAAGAATtgtagaaaataagaaaataaattgaaaataaagatttgtacatgaactaaataaatatatatttctttgtatttcgtaaacatttgttttatttttttgtaagtgttgttttcaaaagtttttctgaGGCGTAGAACCACAATCGTTATTGGACGAGTAGAATCGTTAGTGATTCACTAACGATTTTGGAACTAGTTCTTTCACCAATGCACTATGGCCGAAATTGCGATTTTAGCGGCAAAAagtcaatttttcaaatttaaatttttgcaattattttgatgGTGTTCAATACCCAACATATTgataagaataaattaaaaaaaaattactgtacAAACAGCTGgtaatgtttacaaattttttagtaCGTGTTAATACAAGTGAAgcagcaaaatttttataaaattaaaaactgttttttaataatatattcttgTTAAAAAAACTTTGTAAATATGAGTTCTATTACTCGAGGTGAGTAATtttactatatacaaatatagtttgctaaatgtttttatttcgtacttattttggtggttttttgtatgtatttttttgtgaaattgtgaAGAGTTTTATCGTTTTTCGTGGAgtaaaactaaaaatgttttgaagtgTCATTGGAACTATTTACATGTGATTGTTTGTAGAAAACTCAAGTTTTATGTCATGGTAAAAGTGTATGCATTTGACTGCTAATGAacgaatttttaatacttttgtagAAACACTCAGGTTCAAAAATTCTGAACTATTTGAGTTTTGGTTGAGAAAGAACAGGAATGTTTCGAATTACATAAAAGGAAAGATTTCATACGAAATTGACAGTGAATTAAGTAAATTGATATGTACTAAAGCCCGGAACTtatctaattttattaaacttaaatgGAATAAACAATCCAGAAATGAGAAtgcatttagaaaatataataagaaatgGTTGAGTGGAGAAACAATTTTTGTAATACCGAAAAAGATTAATACTATTGGGCGACCAAAACTGACGTATGATGATAGCTGCGAAAGAAATAAAAGGAGATTAGCTTCCGAATTAGCTT
This portion of the Zeugodacus cucurbitae isolate PBARC_wt_2022May chromosome 3, idZeuCucr1.2, whole genome shotgun sequence genome encodes:
- the LOC105215318 gene encoding uncharacterized protein LOC105215318, with protein sequence MLPHMQRRRLGSVGDSAPPSESSEGTNSSEQHELMINPDWSAHSHTSSVHTNTHTTAATNNTNTTSNHNNTYFVGSDVDADTLSIDTTSNSNLSDYERGQVESFFGGLGTEIYVCSSLANLYEGTGKEGDWRLVFTGIPVVLHDRGSSRARSIPRVTLVLAERGSSFALWSDRIDNLSNYRFAGPSFHTMCLSTNHQQLIGFSFDSTESACELYQHIEKLVSDPENIALSMPGKKKKLKQKRVKPAPLPPKSQISQPCQFQHVTSVTKDDTDRYYSMQAFAPPSLKHR